A DNA window from Streptococcus mutans contains the following coding sequences:
- the dagK gene encoding diacylglycerol kinase: protein MDLRDNKQSQKKWKNRTLTSSLEFALTGIFTAFKEERNMKKHAVSALLAIIAGLVFKVSVIEWLFLLLSIFLVITFEIVNSAIENVVDLASDYHFSMLAKNAKDMAAGAVLVISGFAALTGLIIFVPKIWFLLFH from the coding sequence ATGGACTTAAGAGATAATAAGCAAAGCCAAAAGAAATGGAAAAATAGAACTTTAACTTCCAGCCTTGAATTCGCTTTAACGGGGATTTTTACGGCTTTTAAAGAAGAGCGTAATATGAAAAAACATGCAGTGTCAGCTCTTTTAGCTATTATTGCTGGTTTGGTTTTTAAAGTATCAGTCATTGAGTGGCTTTTTCTTTTATTAAGTATTTTTTTGGTTATTACCTTTGAAATTGTCAATTCGGCTATTGAAAATGTGGTTGATTTGGCCAGTGACTATCATTTTTCCATGTTGGCTAAAAATGCTAAGGATATGGCTGCAGGAGCTGTTCTTGTCATTTCAGGTTTTGCTGCTTTGACGGGGTTGATTATTTTTGTACCAAAAATTTGGTTTCTGCTTTTTCATTAA